One genomic region from Leptospira tipperaryensis encodes:
- a CDS encoding response regulator translates to MARILVVDDAKFMRTMVKDALTQTGHEIVGEAENGNIAVEQYKSLKPDLVTMDITMREKDGIEAAQEIFKLDAKARIIMVTALGQEDLLAKAIKMGVKDFVVKPFSPERLQQAADKALNS, encoded by the coding sequence ATGGCCAGAATTCTCGTTGTGGATGATGCCAAATTCATGAGAACCATGGTAAAGGATGCGCTCACCCAAACAGGTCACGAGATCGTTGGGGAAGCTGAAAACGGAAATATTGCAGTCGAGCAGTATAAGTCTTTAAAACCGGATTTAGTAACGATGGACATTACCATGCGTGAAAAAGACGGAATCGAAGCTGCTCAAGAAATATTCAAGTTGGATGCGAAAGCGAGAATCATCATGGTTACCGCACTTGGACAAGAAGATCTTTTAGCCAAAGCCATTAAGATGGGAGTAAAAGACTTCGTTGTAAAACCGTTTTCACCCGAAAGACTTCAACAGGCGGCGGACAAAGCTCTCAATTCCTAA
- a CDS encoding prephenate dehydrogenase codes for MKTEYSNILIYGLGLMGASLSLALKKKGIKSHVTGVVSSSKSKQLGEFLKSADTVLTSEEFHSSKHWKDYDFIIFGVPVDLTVKLIQELPLDYSGIITDVGSTKKEIIQAVEARFQSSHNYVSSHPMCGSEESGLESANASLYEGRLCILTSPENARPEIKKDLEFFWRLIGMEVVEIPAVEHDSILSYLSHSPHILSSIMADWAANQKIVKQYTDLSPIPLNGGGFRDMTRIAGSNPKMWSAIFNSNQEEIYRSLLDFRERLDIILEKLNPKNTLNSQEWEKFMETSRKSRDYILKNQDDSKKH; via the coding sequence GTGAAAACAGAATATTCTAATATTCTAATTTACGGATTGGGTCTTATGGGGGCCTCTCTGTCTCTTGCCCTCAAAAAAAAGGGAATCAAATCGCACGTAACTGGAGTCGTAAGTTCTTCCAAAAGCAAACAGTTGGGAGAATTTTTGAAGTCCGCCGATACGGTTCTGACTTCGGAGGAGTTTCATTCTTCCAAACACTGGAAAGATTACGATTTTATCATATTCGGAGTTCCGGTCGATCTTACGGTAAAGTTGATCCAGGAACTTCCTCTGGATTATTCCGGAATCATAACCGACGTCGGCTCCACAAAAAAAGAAATCATACAGGCGGTGGAAGCGCGTTTTCAAAGTTCCCATAATTATGTTTCCTCGCATCCGATGTGCGGTTCCGAAGAATCAGGACTCGAGTCCGCGAACGCTTCTCTCTATGAGGGAAGGCTTTGTATTCTTACTTCTCCCGAAAATGCAAGACCGGAAATCAAAAAGGATCTGGAGTTTTTTTGGAGACTGATCGGAATGGAAGTGGTCGAAATTCCCGCAGTCGAACACGATTCGATTCTTTCCTATCTATCACATTCTCCTCATATACTTTCTTCGATCATGGCGGACTGGGCGGCCAATCAGAAGATCGTAAAACAATACACGGATCTTTCTCCGATTCCTCTAAACGGAGGAGGGTTTCGGGACATGACAAGAATTGCGGGTTCCAATCCGAAGATGTGGTCCGCGATTTTTAATTCCAATCAGGAAGAAATCTACCGCTCTCTTTTGGATTTTCGGGAACGTCTCGACATTATATTAGAAAAATTGAATCCAAAAAACACTCTGAATTCGCAGGAATGGGAGAAATTTATGGAAACCTCCCGTAAATCCAGAGATTATATTTTGAAGAACCAGGATGATTCCAAGAAACACTAA
- a CDS encoding protein-glutamate methylesterase/protein-glutamine glutaminase — protein sequence MLSSPVRAVIVDDSLLVRNIISDQIQKDSKISIVATGKTGVDCIELAEKLHPDIIILDVEMPVMDGLTALSELQKKKMGIPVIMLSVLTQNGAEATFKALEYGAIDFVPKPSSAFQFDPEEIGNILKAKILAYFESKVQVPSHAGIKKVPVTVLPSGGVAGKKTPVQAICIGTSTGGPRALQEVFSRIPADLSLPVLVVQHMPAGFTKAFAMRLNDHSKIKVKEAEDGEPIEPGTGYVAPGDSHLSIQSRAGRKWIALNREAPVNGHRPSIEVLLNSAVEEYKSGIIGVIMTGMGKDGSAAMVKVREAGGSTIAQDEQTSVIYGMNRQAVEMGGVEYIEPVTEIINRIQIILKERGI from the coding sequence ATGTTATCCAGCCCGGTTCGCGCGGTCATTGTAGATGATTCTCTCTTGGTAAGAAATATCATCTCCGATCAGATCCAAAAAGATTCTAAAATTTCCATAGTCGCAACCGGTAAGACCGGAGTTGACTGCATAGAACTCGCGGAAAAATTACATCCCGATATCATCATTCTTGATGTGGAAATGCCCGTGATGGACGGACTTACCGCCTTGAGCGAACTTCAAAAAAAGAAGATGGGAATTCCCGTGATCATGCTTTCGGTTCTGACTCAGAACGGAGCCGAAGCCACGTTCAAAGCTCTTGAGTATGGTGCGATCGACTTTGTTCCGAAACCTTCGAGTGCGTTTCAATTCGATCCGGAAGAAATCGGAAATATTCTCAAAGCAAAAATTCTCGCGTATTTTGAAAGTAAGGTTCAAGTTCCTTCTCACGCGGGAATCAAAAAAGTTCCAGTCACCGTTTTGCCTTCCGGCGGAGTTGCGGGAAAAAAAACTCCGGTCCAAGCGATCTGTATCGGTACTTCCACCGGCGGTCCTCGTGCTCTTCAAGAAGTCTTTTCAAGAATTCCCGCCGATCTTTCTCTTCCGGTTCTTGTAGTTCAGCACATGCCCGCAGGTTTTACAAAAGCATTTGCGATGAGACTCAACGATCACTCAAAGATCAAAGTGAAAGAAGCGGAAGACGGAGAACCGATCGAGCCCGGAACCGGTTACGTCGCACCGGGAGACTCGCATCTTTCGATTCAATCTCGCGCTGGGAGGAAATGGATTGCCCTGAACAGGGAAGCTCCTGTAAATGGACACAGACCTTCCATTGAAGTTCTCCTAAACAGCGCGGTAGAAGAATATAAGAGCGGCATCATCGGTGTGATCATGACCGGGATGGGTAAAGACGGCTCGGCGGCGATGGTGAAAGTCCGAGAAGCCGGCGGTTCTACGATCGCGCAGGACGAACAAACTTCCGTAATTTATGGAATGAACCGTCAGGCCGTTGAAATGGGAGGCGTCGAATATATCGAGCCTGTTACTGAAATCATCAATAGGATCCAAATCATTTTGAAAGAGAGAGGAATTTAA
- a CDS encoding chemotaxis protein CheW, with protein sequence MAGILGEYTELFLEESEDQIEELNANLLRLEADHRNLSIINDIFRAAHSLKSSAAFVGLYNLSDLSHKMENLLQLARDGKIDVKLPLVNLLFQCFDLIKFVIRNVAEGKKIDTPFTEMIQKLDVYEKDPASFTGVAKAPATPASVETKSAPVSETPAQPVVAPTSAPANGIKGNSSNTLDVQLEAEEARELEEEIRKSGKCLKISVTLGKDSPMKGLRFSLILQNLKNLGVVYKSIPDLEELEKGVDVTSIALLFLSSESTEQIRQAANVDMVEFLDVQEYVPVIQEETAVSSFKMDDDMAASESRVTLKSIKVSSDKLDQLMNNVGELIITNSGFQRIYDDLVRIFGEDQLFNDLKSRIDLINRISKELQSGIMNIRMVQISTVFRRFSRLVRDLSLETGKKVNLILNGESTELDKKVIDALGEPLLHLLRNSVDHGIETPAERAAAGKSEVGTVELNSYQGGSNIMVEIRDDGRGLDSDKILRKAIEKGLIGATEAGNLTEQDIFQFIFQAGFSTADKITDISGRGVGMNVVNNLIQEFKGKILINSTKGQGTSFVLSFPQALAIIPSILVLMEEEVYAFPLSEVNETIKIHNDQITTLEGNEIINLRGEVLPIYRLNRIIGLQDKTDREEFPVVIVQYKGRKLGFMVDELVGKHETVIKSLEKNFKNVNGLTGASIMGDGTIIMVLDIPGIVEIASELEDSDAVVHYHLETMQRISSIHSADREEELYIQKTTNPTNVYNHKLHEITNRERLKKKKTERSRDTKRIGVEKEEVHREEKELAAALSVEMKAPVERQIPSSEIPDSPFTPIAPTITSYSDTPSPSKKPFVTSEEEYRSHITDIALDQSASAEEQKRAKSIIDSFLTQKKERTMSVGPSKDFKGALSKEELKKLENVVNTGMMNAGMVLSQLLKKNIDLFIPEINLNDRDDLAEEIRFSEDHFYGLKIRMNGDLNGNLLMMFSRENAGNLARELLGSEPIPGEGLNDDAKSVLSEISNIVCSSVMNSISNKAKATVMPSVPEFLEGTFMQVLDVVKPERTKFLSMLTEFNHEGNDLLGVLLFLPDFDELIQLLPRF encoded by the coding sequence ATGGCTGGAATTCTCGGTGAATACACAGAACTCTTTTTAGAAGAATCCGAAGATCAGATCGAAGAGCTTAACGCAAATCTTCTCAGACTCGAAGCAGATCATAGAAATCTTTCGATCATCAACGATATCTTTCGCGCGGCTCACTCCTTAAAAAGTTCCGCTGCCTTCGTAGGTCTTTATAATCTCTCCGATCTATCTCATAAAATGGAGAATCTTCTTCAACTCGCAAGAGACGGAAAAATCGACGTCAAACTTCCTCTCGTAAATCTTCTCTTTCAGTGTTTTGATTTGATCAAGTTCGTGATTCGAAACGTTGCCGAAGGAAAAAAAATCGATACTCCGTTTACGGAGATGATTCAAAAATTAGACGTCTACGAAAAAGATCCCGCATCTTTTACCGGAGTTGCAAAAGCTCCCGCGACTCCCGCTTCCGTAGAAACAAAATCGGCTCCCGTTTCGGAAACTCCGGCTCAGCCGGTCGTAGCTCCGACTTCGGCACCCGCAAATGGAATAAAAGGAAATTCTTCCAACACTCTGGATGTTCAGTTGGAAGCGGAAGAAGCGAGAGAACTCGAAGAAGAAATTCGCAAGTCGGGAAAATGTCTGAAGATCTCAGTGACCTTGGGAAAAGATTCTCCGATGAAAGGGCTTCGTTTTTCTTTGATTCTCCAGAACTTAAAAAATCTCGGAGTGGTTTATAAATCCATTCCGGATCTTGAAGAATTGGAAAAGGGCGTCGACGTAACTTCGATCGCACTTTTATTCTTATCCTCCGAATCGACCGAGCAGATTCGTCAGGCGGCAAACGTGGACATGGTGGAATTTCTCGACGTCCAAGAATACGTTCCCGTCATTCAGGAAGAAACCGCAGTTTCGAGTTTCAAAATGGACGACGATATGGCCGCGTCCGAGTCCAGGGTTACATTAAAAAGTATTAAAGTATCTTCCGATAAACTGGATCAACTCATGAACAACGTGGGCGAGTTGATCATTACAAACTCCGGTTTTCAAAGAATCTACGACGACCTGGTTCGTATCTTCGGTGAAGATCAGTTGTTCAACGATCTCAAATCCAGAATCGATCTTATCAACCGCATTTCCAAAGAACTTCAATCGGGAATCATGAACATTCGTATGGTTCAGATTTCCACGGTCTTCCGAAGATTTTCGAGACTCGTTCGAGATCTTTCTCTGGAAACCGGTAAAAAAGTAAACTTAATCTTAAACGGAGAATCCACTGAGTTAGACAAGAAGGTCATCGACGCGTTAGGCGAGCCTTTGCTCCACCTTCTTCGTAACTCCGTCGATCATGGAATTGAAACTCCCGCGGAAAGAGCGGCCGCCGGTAAATCCGAAGTCGGAACCGTGGAACTCAATTCTTACCAAGGTGGTAGTAATATTATGGTCGAGATCCGCGACGACGGACGCGGTTTGGACTCGGACAAAATTCTTCGCAAGGCGATCGAGAAGGGACTGATCGGCGCGACGGAAGCCGGCAATCTCACGGAACAGGATATCTTTCAGTTTATATTCCAAGCCGGATTCTCCACCGCTGATAAGATCACGGATATCTCCGGTCGCGGCGTCGGTATGAACGTCGTCAACAATCTCATTCAAGAATTCAAAGGTAAGATTCTGATCAACAGTACGAAGGGGCAGGGAACTTCTTTCGTTCTTTCCTTTCCACAAGCGCTCGCGATCATTCCTTCCATCCTCGTTCTTATGGAAGAAGAAGTTTACGCGTTTCCTCTTTCCGAAGTCAACGAGACGATCAAAATTCATAACGACCAAATTACGACCCTCGAAGGAAACGAAATCATCAATCTCCGAGGAGAAGTCCTCCCGATCTACAGACTCAATCGTATCATCGGACTTCAAGACAAAACCGATCGCGAAGAATTCCCTGTGGTCATCGTTCAATACAAGGGAAGAAAGCTCGGCTTTATGGTCGACGAACTCGTCGGCAAACACGAGACCGTCATCAAATCCCTCGAGAAGAATTTTAAAAACGTCAACGGTCTTACCGGTGCTTCCATCATGGGAGATGGAACGATCATTATGGTCTTGGACATTCCAGGGATCGTGGAAATCGCTTCCGAACTCGAAGACTCCGATGCGGTCGTTCACTACCATCTCGAAACGATGCAAAGAATCAGTTCGATTCATTCTGCGGATCGGGAAGAAGAACTTTATATTCAAAAGACGACGAATCCTACAAACGTCTACAATCACAAACTTCACGAGATCACAAACCGCGAACGTCTGAAAAAGAAAAAAACGGAAAGATCTCGGGACACAAAACGGATCGGCGTAGAAAAAGAAGAAGTCCACCGAGAAGAAAAAGAATTGGCCGCGGCTCTCAGCGTCGAAATGAAAGCTCCGGTCGAAAGACAAATCCCTTCTTCCGAAATACCGGATTCTCCATTTACTCCGATCGCTCCTACGATCACTTCTTACTCCGATACGCCTTCTCCTTCCAAAAAACCGTTCGTTACTTCCGAAGAGGAATATCGTTCGCATATCACGGACATCGCCCTCGATCAGTCCGCGAGCGCCGAAGAACAAAAACGTGCGAAATCGATCATCGATAGTTTTTTAACTCAGAAAAAAGAAAGAACGATGTCCGTCGGTCCTTCCAAGGATTTCAAAGGCGCTCTTTCCAAAGAAGAACTCAAAAAACTGGAGAACGTAGTCAACACCGGAATGATGAACGCAGGTATGGTTCTTTCCCAACTTTTGAAAAAGAACATCGATCTTTTTATTCCTGAAATCAATCTGAACGATAGAGACGATCTCGCGGAAGAGATTCGTTTTTCGGAAGATCATTTCTACGGTTTGAAAATTCGGATGAACGGCGATCTCAACGGAAATCTTCTCATGATGTTCTCTCGTGAAAACGCGGGCAATCTCGCGCGGGAACTTCTTGGTTCGGAGCCGATTCCGGGAGAAGGTCTGAACGACGACGCTAAGTCCGTTTTGAGCGAAATCTCGAACATCGTTTGTTCTTCCGTCATGAACTCGATTTCAAACAAGGCGAAAGCTACCGTAATGCCTTCCGTTCCCGAATTTTTAGAAGGAACCTTTATGCAGGTTCTGGATGTTGTAAAACCGGAAAGAACGAAATTCTTAAGTATGCTTACCGAATTCAATCACGAAGGAAACGATCTTTTGGGAGTTCTTCTCTTCCTTCCGGATTTTGACGAACTGATCCAGTTGCTTCCGAGGTTCTGA
- the rplT gene encoding 50S ribosomal protein L20 — MPRAVNGTIHKNRRRRVLKDAKGFRGARSKLYRTAKSAVMKAGQWAYRDRKAKKRDFRKLWIIRINAAARENGLSYSVFMNSLKKLGIDMNRKSLAELAFSDREVFNALVEKIKVAG; from the coding sequence ATGCCTAGAGCAGTCAACGGAACAATCCACAAAAATAGAAGAAGAAGAGTCCTCAAGGACGCCAAAGGATTCCGCGGAGCTCGTTCTAAACTTTATAGAACGGCAAAAAGTGCGGTAATGAAAGCGGGCCAGTGGGCCTATCGCGACCGCAAAGCGAAGAAAAGAGATTTTCGTAAACTCTGGATCATCAGAATTAACGCGGCAGCAAGAGAAAATGGTTTGTCTTATTCCGTATTCATGAATTCCCTAAAGAAACTGGGAATTGACATGAATCGCAAGTCCCTTGCAGAGCTGGCTTTTAGCGACCGGGAAGTTTTCAACGCCCTCGTTGAGAAAATCAAAGTAGCCGGATAA
- the scpB gene encoding SMC-Scp complex subunit ScpB, protein MERDRATLKGLIEALLFVSGEPLKLASVAKSTGIEKTEAREILDELVLDYSEKNGGFLLKEIGGAYQFVTNENFSEILGNIFKEKRREQLSRSSLDTLAIIAYKQPITLPEIDEIRGVSSRAMVTSLISKKLIKPIGNKEVPGRPALYGTTKEFLIHFGLNKLSDLPAPVEVKELKFENLDDLLENE, encoded by the coding sequence GTGGAACGGGACAGAGCAACACTCAAAGGATTGATTGAAGCATTACTTTTTGTTTCCGGTGAACCTTTAAAATTGGCGAGCGTAGCCAAGTCGACAGGAATCGAAAAGACGGAAGCCAGAGAAATCCTAGACGAACTCGTTTTGGATTATTCCGAAAAGAACGGCGGTTTTCTTTTAAAAGAAATCGGCGGCGCCTATCAGTTCGTCACCAACGAAAACTTTTCCGAAATCCTAGGAAACATCTTCAAAGAAAAAAGAAGAGAACAACTTTCCCGCTCCAGTTTGGATACTCTCGCCATCATCGCCTACAAACAACCGATCACACTTCCTGAGATCGACGAGATCCGAGGAGTTTCTTCTCGGGCTATGGTAACCTCCCTCATTTCCAAAAAACTCATCAAACCGATCGGCAACAAAGAAGTCCCCGGAAGACCGGCGCTCTACGGAACCACGAAAGAATTCTTGATTCATTTTGGATTGAATAAACTATCGGATCTTCCGGCTCCCGTGGAAGTCAAAGAGCTGAAATTCGAAAACTTGGATGATCTACTCGAAAATGAGTGA
- the pheA gene encoding prephenate dehydratase translates to MSDLDQKLKTFRDQIDSLDKEIVKSIQARAEFASKIGEIKKERNEPVFRPDREKEVYEKIKSLSEGPLPDKVLVAIYREIMSGSISVEKGLEVGYLGPAGSFSNQAVRTRFGASIKALEFNSIPDVFRAVETDKIDYGVVPVENSSEGLVNSTLDQFLVSDLLIYSEHYLRISISLLGFEHDLSKIKTLYGIKIANSQCKNWIAANLPHIEIVETSSTAKAAQIVAEKKEGCAAIASSIAAEIYGLSLIRESIEDLADNTTRFLIIGKNQCPPTGNDKTSVVFSCPDKPGALYRVLKPFFDHQLNLTKIESRPTRRNSWEYNFFIDFNGHQKDESIQKVLSSLKENTIFLRVLGSYPMSPQIL, encoded by the coding sequence ATGAGTGACCTGGATCAAAAACTAAAAACCTTTCGGGATCAGATCGATTCCTTAGACAAAGAGATCGTAAAGTCGATTCAAGCCCGGGCGGAATTTGCGTCCAAGATCGGCGAAATTAAAAAAGAAAGAAACGAACCCGTCTTTCGTCCCGATCGCGAAAAAGAAGTTTATGAAAAGATAAAGTCTTTGAGTGAAGGGCCTCTTCCAGATAAGGTTCTTGTCGCGATCTATCGTGAGATCATGTCCGGTTCCATCTCGGTCGAGAAAGGATTGGAAGTAGGGTATCTCGGACCTGCTGGATCCTTTTCCAACCAAGCGGTGCGGACTCGTTTTGGAGCTTCTATCAAGGCTTTAGAATTCAATTCGATTCCCGACGTCTTTCGAGCTGTGGAAACCGATAAGATCGACTACGGAGTTGTTCCGGTGGAAAACTCGAGCGAGGGTCTCGTCAATTCCACGCTCGATCAGTTTTTGGTTTCGGATCTTCTCATCTACTCCGAACACTATTTAAGAATCAGCATCAGTCTTCTCGGATTCGAACACGATCTTTCCAAAATCAAAACTCTCTACGGAATCAAGATCGCAAACTCTCAGTGTAAGAATTGGATCGCGGCGAATCTACCTCATATCGAAATCGTGGAAACTTCTTCCACTGCGAAGGCAGCACAGATCGTTGCGGAAAAAAAAGAAGGGTGCGCGGCAATCGCCTCTTCCATCGCCGCGGAAATCTACGGCCTCAGCTTGATTCGAGAATCGATCGAAGACCTCGCTGACAACACGACTCGCTTTTTGATCATCGGAAAAAATCAGTGTCCTCCCACCGGAAACGATAAAACTTCCGTTGTCTTTTCCTGTCCCGATAAGCCGGGAGCTTTGTATCGAGTCTTAAAACCTTTCTTTGATCATCAACTGAATCTTACAAAGATTGAATCCAGACCTACGAGAAGAAATTCCTGGGAATACAATTTCTTTATCGATTTTAACGGTCATCAGAAGGACGAATCCATTCAAAAAGTTCTTTCGAGTCTGAAGGAAAATACCATCTTCTTAAGAGTCCTCGGCTCCTACCCGATGTCTCCTCAAATCCTGTGA
- the infC gene encoding translation initiation factor IF-3: MQRKPSQKSATDKLFNHRINEKITGVSRVRLVSDDGVEIVTFDEALRKAREENLDLVEVSGDQEVHVCKIIDYGKYKFELLKKSKEAKKKQHVINVKEIKIRPRIESHDYDIKKKHAQEFLSKGDKVKVSLRFRGREMMHSDLGMKVVYRMVEDLKEFGAAERDPIQDGKQIVVIINPK; the protein is encoded by the coding sequence ATGCAGAGGAAACCGAGTCAAAAGTCAGCAACTGATAAGCTTTTCAACCATAGGATTAATGAGAAGATCACTGGTGTATCCAGGGTCCGTTTGGTTTCGGATGACGGTGTTGAAATCGTCACTTTCGATGAAGCCCTTCGAAAAGCACGGGAAGAAAATTTAGATCTCGTGGAAGTCTCCGGAGATCAAGAAGTTCATGTTTGCAAGATCATCGACTACGGTAAGTATAAATTCGAGTTACTCAAAAAGAGTAAAGAAGCTAAGAAAAAACAACACGTAATCAACGTTAAAGAAATTAAGATCCGTCCTCGGATCGAAAGTCATGATTACGATATCAAAAAGAAACACGCACAAGAGTTTCTTAGCAAGGGAGACAAAGTAAAAGTAAGTCTCCGCTTCCGCGGTAGAGAGATGATGCACTCCGACCTCGGGATGAAAGTTGTTTATAGAATGGTAGAAGATCTGAAAGAATTCGGTGCCGCAGAAAGAGACCCGATTCAAGACGGAAAACAGATCGTTGTAATTATTAATCCGAAATAA
- a CDS encoding segregation and condensation protein A has protein sequence MENEDSGKSFVVQWNNSEGGLSEGPLSVLWNLIESYKVDIFDVSLSRITRDFLSFLRISETLTLELSAEYALMAANLIYLKSKALLPDPGFEEEDYEPPLPPELVEKLLEHKKFQLTAKRLSDIDITQAGVFRRESNVTLDDDENWLDVSLLELISAFNEILESKVDEAEIPALLTTPHRFTVEEKMEKILTSLREKKEVSFPELFEKEHPEKAEIVATFLALLELSKQRILRARQHKLFGEIRLFLIEGQWNGTEQHSKD, from the coding sequence ATGGAGAATGAAGATTCCGGTAAGTCCTTTGTAGTTCAATGGAACAATTCCGAGGGAGGTTTGTCAGAGGGTCCTCTGTCAGTCCTTTGGAATTTGATCGAAAGTTACAAAGTAGACATCTTTGATGTTTCTCTCTCTCGCATCACCCGGGATTTTTTAAGCTTCTTACGAATCTCAGAGACCCTTACTTTAGAGCTGAGCGCGGAATACGCGCTGATGGCGGCCAATCTCATTTATCTCAAATCCAAGGCCCTTTTACCCGATCCTGGATTTGAAGAAGAAGACTACGAACCTCCGCTTCCCCCCGAACTTGTAGAAAAACTTTTAGAACATAAAAAATTCCAACTAACGGCCAAAAGACTTTCGGATATCGATATCACACAGGCCGGAGTTTTTAGAAGAGAATCAAACGTAACCCTGGACGACGACGAGAACTGGCTCGACGTTTCTCTTCTGGAATTGATTTCCGCATTCAACGAAATCTTAGAATCGAAAGTGGACGAGGCGGAAATTCCCGCGCTTTTGACTACACCTCACCGATTTACCGTTGAAGAAAAAATGGAAAAAATTCTCACTTCCCTTCGCGAAAAAAAGGAAGTCTCTTTCCCGGAATTATTCGAGAAGGAACATCCGGAAAAAGCAGAAATCGTTGCCACTTTTCTGGCATTGCTGGAACTAAGTAAGCAGAGGATTCTCCGGGCAAGGCAGCATAAGCTTTTCGGTGAAATCCGTTTATTTCTGATAGAGGGACAGTGGAACGGGACAGAGCAACACTCAAAGGATTGA
- a CDS encoding cell division protein ZapA: MEPRRVKVRILGEEYTILGETGEDYIQNLADQVDRKLRELGAGMPGASRQKLAILAALNFADELQQVKETKNEPSSPTTTGTGEIEEKTRKLITMLEEGIIGDL, from the coding sequence ATGGAGCCCCGTAGGGTAAAAGTCAGAATCCTCGGTGAGGAATATACGATCCTCGGCGAAACGGGCGAAGACTATATCCAAAACCTTGCCGATCAAGTAGATCGGAAGCTCAGAGAGTTGGGGGCCGGTATGCCCGGCGCTTCCCGACAAAAATTAGCAATCCTAGCCGCGCTCAACTTTGCAGACGAACTCCAACAAGTGAAAGAAACCAAAAACGAACCTTCCTCCCCGACTACCACGGGAACAGGAGAAATCGAAGAAAAGACCCGCAAGCTGATTACGATGTTGGAAGAAGGAATCATTGGCGACCTTTGA
- a CDS encoding chemotaxis protein CheW, producing the protein MASFDNRQYLESLEADKTTESQKEYLTFNVEQEIFGIDILKIHEILKPVPITRIPNGDDYILGVINLRGEIIPILDLKQVFGIGYSEIIPSTRIIVVVHEEKRAGILVDTVKQVVKIQHDKISQATDDLTLNYSSLIESVSQADNTLILNLNLSVLIHFEQEAN; encoded by the coding sequence ATGGCCTCATTTGATAACCGACAATACCTCGAATCCTTGGAAGCGGATAAAACCACTGAGTCCCAAAAAGAATATTTAACGTTCAATGTGGAACAGGAGATTTTCGGAATCGATATTTTAAAGATTCACGAGATCTTAAAACCGGTTCCGATCACAAGAATTCCGAACGGTGACGATTATATTTTGGGAGTGATTAATCTTAGGGGAGAGATCATTCCGATATTAGATCTGAAACAAGTTTTCGGAATCGGTTACAGCGAAATCATTCCTTCCACTCGTATCATCGTCGTCGTGCACGAAGAAAAACGCGCGGGAATTCTCGTAGATACTGTGAAACAAGTAGTCAAGATTCAACACGATAAGATCAGTCAGGCGACGGACGACCTGACTCTCAATTATAGTTCTTTGATCGAATCCGTCAGCCAGGCGGACAACACTCTGATACTCAATTTGAATCTATCCGTCCTGATCCACTTTGAACAGGAGGCAAACTAA
- the rpmI gene encoding 50S ribosomal protein L35: MPKLKTNRAAAKRFKFTKNNKIKRKSMNTRHILTKKGPKRRRRLRGLTLVNNSDWKSIVRLMPYGVR, encoded by the coding sequence ATGCCAAAGTTGAAAACGAACAGAGCCGCTGCAAAGCGTTTCAAGTTCACAAAGAACAACAAAATCAAACGCAAGAGTATGAATACCCGTCACATCTTGACCAAAAAAGGACCGAAGAGAAGAAGACGTCTTCGCGGTTTGACCCTGGTCAACAATTCTGACTGGAAATCAATCGTCAGATTAATGCCTTACGGAGTAAGATAA
- a CDS encoding 5-formyltetrahydrofolate cyclo-ligase — protein MKLQSRNALRTLLTLLEEREQKDREILRMLKEVTADAKKIIAYSPDKWEVKVDPNVLGWNSSDKEIYFPKMMDQKLEFLLPEAWESGPFGISEPVGTKTLDFHEADLIVVPALGYDDLGYRLGRGAGFYDRTLFDVNPSKLIGLTYEELFPAHFDKEKHDIRVGRVITEKKIYQIV, from the coding sequence TTGAAATTACAATCCCGAAACGCACTCAGAACGCTTCTTACTCTTTTGGAAGAAAGAGAACAGAAGGACCGCGAAATCCTTCGTATGTTAAAAGAAGTGACTGCGGACGCCAAGAAGATCATCGCCTATTCTCCCGATAAATGGGAAGTCAAGGTGGATCCGAACGTTCTCGGATGGAATTCTTCCGATAAGGAAATTTATTTCCCGAAGATGATGGATCAAAAGTTGGAGTTCCTATTACCCGAAGCATGGGAATCGGGACCTTTCGGAATTTCGGAGCCGGTGGGAACTAAGACATTGGATTTCCACGAAGCCGATTTGATTGTCGTACCTGCCTTAGGTTATGATGATCTTGGATATCGTCTTGGACGCGGCGCGGGCTTTTATGACAGAACTCTTTTCGATGTAAATCCGAGTAAATTAATCGGACTTACATACGAGGAACTCTTTCCGGCACACTTTGACAAAGAGAAGCACGACATAAGAGTGGGCCGAGTGATAACGGAGAAAAAAATCTATCAAATCGTCTGA